AGTTCATTTCCTCTTTCACTGTGAATGACATGATCCATCACTTCCTGAATGATAAAAAGCCCGCGTCCTCGTTCGAGGTCCTTTGCCGGAGGCATTCTTGATGCCAAATCGGGTGTGAATCCGTCACCTTCGTCAAGAACACGGAAATATATCCGTTTTGAGGAGGCATGAATACGAACGGTGATCGATTTATCGAGAGCCATCTTATTCCCATGTTCCCAGGCGTTGTTGACACTTTCAGTGAGTGCAAGATCCACCATGAGGGCATCCAACTCCCCGAAATAAAGAAGCAATTTTGGTGTCAATTCCTGCATAATGATACGGAAATCTTTAGGTTCATGAAAACGTACCTCCGTGATTTTCATCCTCTATCACTCCTGACATCTACTTCAATGTAAGCAGAATGGATGTGACATCGTCTTTTGAGCGACCGGAAAGGCTGACTTGATGCATGAAACGGAGCCAATCATCCCGGTTCCCGGAATCAGGGAATTCATAATGCTCCAAAGCATCGAAGAACCCGTCGGATCCGAGAATCAGT
This Salisediminibacterium beveridgei DNA region includes the following protein-coding sequences:
- a CDS encoding ATP-binding protein, with amino-acid sequence MKITEVRFHEPKDFRIIMQELTPKLLLYFGELDALMVDLALTESVNNAWEHGNKMALDKSITVRIHASSKRIYFRVLDEGDGFTPDLASRMPPAKDLERGRGLFIIQEVMDHVIHSERGNELLIVKNIKGNSAPST